One genomic window of Mustela nigripes isolate SB6536 chromosome 15, MUSNIG.SB6536, whole genome shotgun sequence includes the following:
- the TRIM13 gene encoding E3 ubiquitin-protein ligase TRIM13 — protein MELLEEDLTCPICCSLFDDPRVLPCSHNFCKKCLEGILEGTVRNSLWRSSPFKCPTCRKETSATGVNSLQVNYSLKGIVEKYNKIKISPKMPVCKGHLGQPLNIFCLTDMQLICGICATRGDHTKHVFCSIEDAYAQERDAFESLFQSFETWRRGDALSRLDTLETSKRKSLQLLTKDSDKVKEFFEKLQHTLDQKKNEILSDFETMKLAVMQAYDPEINKLNTILQEQRMAFNIAEAFKDVSEPIIFLQQMQEFREKIKVIKETPLPPSNLPTSPLMKNFDTSQWEDIKLVDVDKLSLPQDTGTFISKIPWSFYQLFVVVILLSLLIFFGPTIFLEGSLFDEFTSWKDHLSNFSSYLTKSADFVEESMFYWEQVMDGFFIFSERFKNFTLVVLNNVAEFVCKYKLL, from the coding sequence ATGGAGCTGCTTGAAGAAGATCTCACATGCCCAATTTGTTGCAGTCTGTTTGATGATCCTCGAGTTTTGCCCTGCTCACACAACTTTTGCAAAAAATGCTTAGAAGGGATCTTAGAGGGGACTGTGCGGAATTCCCTGTGGAGATCCTCTCCATTCAAGTGCCCTACATGCCGTAAGGAAACTTCAGCTACTGGAGTTAATAGCCTTCAGGTTAATTACTCCCTGAAGGGTATTGTGGAGAAGTATAACAAGATCAAGATCTCTCCCAAAATGCCAGTGTGCAAAGGACACTTAGGGCAGCCTCTCAACATTTTCTGCCTGACTGATATGCAGCTTATTTGTGGGATCTGTGCTACTCGTGGTGACCACACCAAGCATGTCTTCTGTTCTATTGAAGATGCCTATGCTCAGGAAAGAGATGCCTTTGAGTCCCTCTTCCAGAGCTTTGAGACCTGGCGTCGAGGAGATGCTCTTTCTCGCTTGGATACCCTGGAAACTAGCAAAAGGAAATCTCTACAGTTACTGACTAAAGATTCAGATAAAGTAAAGGAGTTTTTTGAGAAGTTACAACATACATTagaccaaaaaaagaatgaaatcctgtctGACTTTGAGACCATGAAACTTGCAGTTATGCAAGcctatgacccagagatcaacAAACTCAACACCATCTTGCAGGAACAACGAATGGCCTTTAACATTGCTGAGGCTTTCAAAGATGTGTCAGAACCCATCATATTTCTGCAACAAATGCAGGagttcagagagaaaataaaagtaatcaagGAAACTCCTTTACCTCCTTCTAATTTGCCCACAAGCCCTTTAATGAAGAACTTTGATACCAGTCAGTGGGAAGACATAAAATTAGTAGATGTGGATAAACTTTCTTTGCCTCAAGACACTGGTACATTCATTAGCAAGATTCCCTGGAGCTTTTATCAGTTATTTGTGGTAGTCATTCTGCTTagccttcttattttctttggtcCCACTATATTCCTAGAAGGGTCTTTATTTGATGAATTCACAAGTTGGAAAGACCATCTCTCAAACTTCAGTTCCTATCTGACTAAATCAGCTGATTTTGTAGAAGAATCAATGTTTTACTGGGAACAGGTGATGGAtgggtttttcattttcagtgaaaGATTTAAGAATTTTACTTTGGTGGTGCTGAACAATGTGGCAGAATTTGTGTgcaaatataaactattataa
- the KCNRG gene encoding potassium channel regulatory protein yields MSSQELVTLNVGGKIFTTKFSTIKQFPASRLTRMIDGRDQEFKMIGGQIFVDRDGVLFSFILDFLRTHQLLLPTDFSDHLRLQREALFYGLDPLVDLLNQEHLLQPRPALVEVHFLSQNTQAFFRVFGSCSKTIEMLTGRITMFIEQPSALTWSSNSFPPQMTLLPLPPQRPSHHDLVFQCGSDSATDNQTGVRYVSIKPDNRKLANGTNVLGLLIDTLLMEGFHLVSTRTLSSEDKSECYSFERIKRPEALTMNKTLKSEFTITSEQSQKKK; encoded by the exons ATGAGTAGTCAGGAACTGGTCACTTTGAATGTGGGAGGGAAGATATTCACAACAAAGTTTTCTACCATAAAGCAGTTTCCTGCTTCTCGGTTGACACGAATGATAGATGGCAGAGACCAAGAATTTAAGATGATTGGTGGCCAGATTTTTGTGGACAGAGATGGTGTTCTATTTAGTTTCATCTTGGATTTTTTAAGAACTCACCAGCTCTTATTACCCACCGACTTTTCAGACCATCTTAGGCTTCAGAGAGAGGCTCTTTTCTATGGACTGGATCCTCTGGTTGATCTCTTAAACCAAGAACACCTGCTACAGCCAAGACCTGCCCTTGTGGAGGTGCATTTCCTAAGCCAAAACACTCAAGCATTTTTCAGAGTGTTTGGCTCTTGCAGCAAAACAATTGAGATGCTAACTGGGAGGATTACAATGTTTATAGAGCAACCTTCAGCACTGACCTGGAGTAGTAACTCCTTCCCTCCTCAGATGACCTTACTTCCACTGCCTCCACAAAGACCTTCTCACCATGACCTGGTTTTCCAATGTGGCTCTGACAGCGCTACTGATAACCAAACTGGAGTCAG GTATGTTTCTATAAAACCAGATAACCGAAAATTGGCCAACGGAACTAATGTCCTCGGCTTACTAATCGACACTTTATTAATGGAAGGCTTCCACCTAGTCAGCACTAGAACATTATCTTCTGAAGACAAAAGTGAATGCTATAGCTTCGAAAGGATAAAAAGGCCTGAAGCTCTCACCATGAACAAAACACTGAAATCAGAGTTTACCATCACGTCAGAGcaatctcagaaaaagaaatga